The genomic region TCGATTATGTATGTTTCAGTCCAtggaaatttcaattctcgTATGGCTCATGgtagacatttaaatgatgtaatttttcacataaaatttttaagcacCGTATTTCGAATTAAAAGAGTGAAACCGGAAATAATCTACGTTTTGAcatgtttaattttaaaataacgtCTAGGCCTGTcttttgtaaaacattttattacatatacatgtataccCTATATGAATGAAAGTATGTCGAAAAATACTCAGACCTGCTGGAATATAAGTTTGTGAACAAACATATTGGGCTGCACGTAGTCctttttcagaaatatatactaaatttattttctgttgtAAAAATGTTGTTGGACAGAttgattaataaacaaaatattgaaaataaataatatgacttGAATTTAAATAGTGTTAAAAAAGTATTGCACTTTAAATGAGAAGTGCTGATGTGCAATGTTATTTACACACGCAGATGGTGATTATgaaaaacacttacataaaaaaAGTTAGATACAAACAATTATTTCCGCGGGAATACTTACAAATAAAGGATGGTTCTCCTCTTTCTACTTAAGCGTTTCGTATAGGTTTCGTAGTAAATATTAAAGGAATGAGAGAATAGaatatttgcaaattaaaaccagttcaccaaatatacaaaattgctACTAATAAATTCtatggaaaaattttagttaacaCATCCTTAATTTAACTGTGAatacataatttgaataaacctcttacaaacaatttctttggcatgccatttttttttaaattatatatgctCCTGTTTGATTGGTTATTGTATTAGTATATCATTATATGCATGCCATATTTTTCTACATCATTACATTAGTATGCCATatttttgtaaagggtggttaagtttcaagagacggtgttgattttgaataaaatacaatttttttaagaaattattgtcatttctctttattatggtaatattggtatggctcaattacgtattgaacaaaatatcggccaaatggctccCGCGGCCTCGACGGCACCCCTcaatccgatggtccaaattttcgatgacgctgaggcatagttgaggttctatgccattaatgtgccgaattatctcatcctttagctcttgcattgtggctggcttatcgacgtacaccttttctttcaaataaccccaaagaaagaagtccaacggtgtcgttgacatttaggtgtggttcacattcaacataggcctttgaaatttaaccaccctttactcaTAGCATTCACTATATGAAGTAGGTGATGCAGTTCGTTAGATGATCAAGTTTCCGGCAAACTTTTAATGATCACTTTTATACAGACTAGACAAGTGCACGAGATTGAGGCATCTGTGTACAATTCAGGCAAGTTCAGGAAAAgctgtaaaaaatttgtaagcagCACAACTCTCAACAGTATCGAATAATTCGCTATTCAGTGAGCCCCACCAACTGAGATAAAATAGTTCTTTTTTTAAGTTGCGGAAATTGTTAGTAAAGTAACCGGCCagttgcaaaatttaataattaaattatatattaggtgcgcaactaagttctcgctgttttttttttatgaaaatataactttattctgaaaaaatggttacaagtgaatcatttaaagtattgcccatagctggctactactttttcccatctttctggtatatctccaattcagcgtctacGAAGGTTTTggacttccttcacgcggacggtagtcaacattaaaatcaccgtctttgaagcgacggaaccaatcttggcacgttgtttcacttaaagcagcatctccataaactttttgcagctctcgattcggtttttttcgaatgaaagtggaaaatcaccacttcccgcaaatgacgattattcggcacaaaatcagacattttcacaaaaccaaaagtatatgataccaaaacaaaatcactaatgtgtcgaagcagtctgtttaccatatatctaagcttggtttatgacgtttaggttatgttagaatcgactggcacacactgctggcggcatctaatgacaaacagcgggaacttagttgcgcaaacggccggaaatggacttttggattttttcgcACAGAAGTTATGGAggtggcaaaaataaaaaaatccataacAAGATGTATTAAAACCttatataaatcaaaaatttcttatCCGATTTGTATAAGTAGGGTATCGTTGGAAGTGCTATAAtgggttaagggtagtcagaattttcaaaaaattggattgttttttgcattttcttaaaatataatatcttaaaaatattgtgtgaaaatttggagttagtttgacaaataaaattattgaaaatcataattttttcgggtcgctgactacccctaatcccATAAGTCAGACAGTATTTCGGTTTTATTATCTTCATAATTTTTCccacaaaatacttttttaaaaggctatactttttaaattcaaaaatttcttgTCTTCTTAATCTAAAATCCTCCATTCTATCCGCgctattaaaaggaaattaTTAGTCATTTTTCCAACTAAttgttattcaaaaaataaaatgtaatatttttccgGTTAGCAGATAAGCGAAGCGTACACACTATCTCtattaatattcaaatttgACCTGTTccacattattatattttaactaCATATTTCTTCACTTTTGTGTTTAATCAATTTCTCCGGCGAGCTAATCGTCATGCATACTTAACTCCACTAATTCACAACAATTCCCAACACAGGAAAAAAATCCACTTACCTCGTTTTTTCGCTTCAATATAATAACCAAGTATTGGACCACGTCCCGATGGACCATTGATCCAATGCATTTCTACGGCGCTTAAGGTCTTTGTTAGTATTAAATCGCGTGGTGCCACAGGTGACCCTTCCTGCGGGCCAGTCGTTACATTTTCGCTAACAGCCGGCCCATATTCTATCGTTTGTGCGCGCACTGTGAATGTGTAGGTGACTTCCTCCTCGAGATTTTGCACCTTCAAGCTTGTGCCGGATACTTTTTGTTTGACTTGTTTGCTGAATTCTGTAagaattttaattagttttaattgaattaaaaacaaattgcaaTTTCACTCAGAAACTCACTTTCGTTCTCCTCGGTGGTCTCGTAGGTGACAAGGTAGCCTAGAATTTCGCCATTAGGAAATCGCGGTGGATTCCAAGACACCTTCAAGCTTTGCATTGTAATCTCTTCAAATCGCAAATTGAGTGGCGCACTCGGTAGTCCTTGCAATGTTTTAACAGTGATAGGTACCGAGCGTGGTCCATCGCCAGCCGGATTAAATGCTAGTAGCTGTATGCGATACTCAgtaaatttgtctaaaaatacTAAACTATGCGATGTGGCTGTGGCTGAGACCACCTCAATCTCCTCCTCCCACTTGCGTCCCTCTTCGAGCTTTTGTGGGGAATCGATGACCAAATAGAAGATTTTGTAGCCCAACAAATCGCCATTTTGCATGCTTTGCTTTGGCGGCTTCCAGCGCAAACGTACTTCTGTGCTAGATATGGGCGCGGCATCAACTGCACGTGGTTCACCGGTTGGTACCGCTTCGCCAACGTATACTGCTACAGGCGGTGAAGCAGGCCCGGGACCTTGTGAGTTGAAGGGCAGCACAACGATCTCATAATTGCGATCCTGTTGCAGATCTGAAAGCACCACATTATTGACATTAATACCCATTACATCAGTCTTGGGCGTGGCTTGCAGTGCAGTTGGGAAGTCAGCCAATTGTTGATACAGAATGCGATAGCCACCAGTGGCTGCATCGCCATTCCACATTGAAGTCTCCAAAGCAAACCATTGCACACGTACCGAAGTGGTCGTGATGGGCACCACTTTCAAACCGGACACGCCCGAGGCCGGCGCAGCAGGCAATGTACGCACAACAATACTTTCTCGACTGAAAGCAGAGGGTCCCAAATCATTGGTAGCTTGTATTCGGAATTGATATGTCGTGTAAGGTTTTAGATTCGTTGCTGTGTAAGAGGTGAGTGCAGGATCTACACGCTCTGGTAATAGCGACCAAGGACCATCATTCTCACGCATTTGCACGGTGTAGTAGCGCAGTGGCGCGAAGCCATCGCGTCCTGGTGTCCAACTGAAGGTAATCTGATGTGCTTGCACTTGGCTGCGTGAGATCTGTGGCATCGAAGGCGGTTGCGGGCGTTCGCGATTGTTTGTTGTATAGACGAGTGCCGAAGCGGTTTTACCCCAACCGAGGCGCGTCTGTGCAGTAACGCTAAAAATGTAATAACGCTCGGCGAGCAGCTGAGTCGCGCGGTATGTCCGGTCCGAGGGAGGGAATTCGCGGCTGTAGTTTAAGTTAGCGCTACCATTTAGCGAATATGTAACCTGATATGCAAGAATTTCGCCATTAGGATCGTCGGGCACGTCCCAGATGATGCGCGCCGTCGAGAAAGAAACATCAGGGAAGCTGACATTAGATGGTGCGCCGGGTGTATCTTCAAAGGTTTGCACTCGTACTGGTGGTGTGCTCAAGGCACCATCACCGAGACGTGTGAAAGCGAGTACTTGTATGTGATAGACGACGAACTTTTTCAATTCGGTAAGTGTGGTGGTGAAGGAGGCATTGTTGGAGATAGTTTTGTGCAGCACTTGACCGCCTCGATTTGTGGCCGCATAGAAGACTTTAAAACCATCGATCTGACCATTGCGATGTTGTTTCGGCACCTCTCCCCAACGCACTACGATGGTTGTAGAAGAAGTGGCATTAGCCTGTACATCAAGTGGACCATACGATGGTACAGCCTCGCGCGTACGCTCAGTAGCTATGGCGCTGTGCCtaggaatgaaaaaaataatttaaaatagagatgtagaaaaatataagaaacatAAAAACTACATGAGCTGTTTTTTTACAGAAACACTACAACGAAAGACTGAAGCCATGTGTTGGGCGCATTTTATATAGTTCTTAAAATATACTACAGTTCATTTCACAACGTAATAAATCTTTGCATATATAAGTTGAAGTTCTTTAATCCTTTACTAGAATAAGAATCAAGTGGTAcctaaaaatattacttacttTGAACATCCCACATCGTTGCAAGCACTCATAACCACATCGTATACCGTCCACTCTTCTAGTCCCTCTAAAACATGTGAATTGGCAGTGTGATCATCGATCATGACGCTCTTAGCTTGCACACGGTTATCACTCTCCACTTGACGATATGTGATATTGTAGCCACGTGGATTTCCAAACCATTCTGTTTGCTGTAAAGGAATCCAACGCACGCGAAGTTGTGTGGCACTCATCGCACGCACTGTTACATTGAAGGGTGGGTGCATTGGGCGGGCTTGTATCGTCTGAAAGTCCTTAGTAGACTCTGAAGGGTGCGAAGTGCCGACCACATTTGTAGCGCTCAGCCGCAAACGATACTGCGTGAAGGGCATGAGCCCCGTGACGGTGAGTGTTTCCGCGTCAGGATCGGATATTTCGCATACTGTAAACCAAGTCATATTGCGCGCAGTCTGTGCCTCTACTTTCCATTTTGTGATTGATGAATTGCCATCGAAACCGGGTGTGAATTGGAGTACGACAGAGAACGCTTCAATGTTTGAAAGTGCTAAATTTGTTGGTGGGTGTGGCAACACTGGCTCCACACCCGATTGAATAGTGGCCGTTTTAGCTGGTCCTGCACCAACTTTAGTCCAGGCGCGTATTTCAAACCAATAGTGTGTGGTGGCCTGCAATTGTGTGACTGTCAGTTCGGTGTCTTCGGCCGTGAGATTGACAGACTTTAATGTATCGGGGCGATCCTTTACTTGGTAGCGCACGCTATAGCCAGTGAGAATGCCGTTTGAGTTCTTTGGTGGTGACCACAGCACCTTCACCGAACGATCTGATACATCGTCAAAGTGCAATGCCATTATCTCATCAGGTACATCTTCCAGCGTCTTCACGTGCACTTTAAAGCTAGGCACACCATCGCCGGGATCGGTAAAGCATAGTACGGTAATGTTGTAGTCCGTAAACTTATCCAATCCAGTCATTACTGCTGTCTGTTCTGCCAGTGGATCGAGTAAACTTGGCGGTACTGTAATCATGCGTTCCTCGATATCGCGTGCCTCCCCATCAATCATTTCAATGCGCCAGGCTTGAATTTTATAGCCTTGGTTTATGCCATTTATTTGCTGCGGATTGGGTGGCGTCCAAGTGACAAGTACCGATGTCGAATTTATTGCGCTAACTTTAACAAAGGTAGGTGGCGCTTCGGGTACACCCTCCTTAGTCTTAATCTTGGCGCCGTCTGTGTAAATACCAACACCCATATTATTGTAAGCGGCAATTTGTACGATGTAGTCCTTCCATGTAATGAGCTCCTGTATTAGGAAGGTCCGCTGTGCTTCATTGGTTATATTCTGATATGTCCAGGGTACATTGTTGTAGCCAAAAAGCCGATAACGTAGTATGTAACCAAGTATTTGCCCATTACGGTGCTCCTCGAGTGGTGGCTGCCACTGGGTAATAATTTCCGACATCGAACGCGCTGAACCGACGAAACCGACTGGCGTACCCGATGGCGCTGTGAGTGGAAGCGAAAGTATTGTAAAATAGTATCGTTACAAAGATAGAAGTCatagagaaaataaattttaaaagtggTTTATTTGATGTACCTCGGTGAAGCGGTAATTCTACAAATTATTTTACACAGCCGGTATTTTTTTAGGCGCATAACGACAAAGAGGGATACAATAGCGTTAATACATTAATGTTAgcgttattttttgaaaatagttatttttaaaTCACATTAATCTGAATACAACGAACAGAAAATCTAATTTCAAAAgcgtatttaaaaacaattaacaaatgaaataaaaaaataaaaataagtatgacATTGAAAAATGAAGCGAGGATATTTCAAATTCTTTATTGCTTAATCTCCAccgctaaaaatattttggggCAAATAAAAACTTGCAGCGTGTTTTCAAtatcaaattttcattaaatcaatataataataataataataaatattatactttcttggtaaaaaaaaaaaatatttagcgcTGAAGATTTAAAGGatgttcacaaaaatttttgtaaatacacAAACTAAAGCTTTTGTGCGCCGAGGTCTACAGTGTTCTCTATATAAGCATTATACcatcaaattttaatcaaaatttcataGTTACATATATAGATAATTCTTAAGATTGAGCACAATTAtagtatttaaattaaacaatattttaatttagttcacgCTAGCAATGGTCTGAAATTGACAGCAAAGTTTTATGTGAActaaaatgtttcttattttcTAGTTTCAATATGATAAACTTTTGTGCCTAGTTGGTCGCTCAAATACCAACTGATATGCCATATGTGTTAAAGAAACTCGAAAAATGCTCAAGAAAAGCTGgttgtgtaaaattttcttaTGCGTTTTCAGTTCTTAATAACTTTGCCACACTTAtaactactatttttttttaaagagcaCAAGACAGTCCgggttttcaacaaaaatatatgtgtgCTTAAGGGGTTGCATGGATTTCGTCGgataaaaaaaggcctattttcaatatttttttttctatgtaaaaaattatttatttaattcaaacttttttctgtcttatagatacatatttaaagaataatttctgaaattttcaaaaacaaaaaatgaaaactcttccattgtgacgtcatttcccgTGACCCTTCGCGTTGCCcacataactcctgacaggatcatcgaaaatgaaaaaaataaaaattagtgttttagttaagaccataaaaattggaattttggtagacatttttccaaaaaaaatgaaaatttcggtcaaatttgcttgacattttttttttttaaatagttctaattgaaaaaaaaaatccttcgttcaagcacgagtaaattgtatctcgaacacctgtgtaaaatttcatcaagatcggttgagtagttttcgagaacatttgacaaccgactttgaaaacacggttccgagaaaaacacgtttaaagttttgagtaacaatacaAGTGGCTTGAAGCGCACACCTCCCAAAGGCTGTAtatccgaaactattatttaggataatattcttgagatgttgtagaaattaataagccaaaaaaatcgatttttgaaccCATGAAACCCATGGAACCCCTTAAAACCAATCTATTACTGGTGAAAGCAGTAGACCCActgatttgttttgtttctttcttcTTGTAAATTAAGATGTCAGCACAAAATGCCATTCTATTTTAcactactttattttcttttgtagcagcatttttatttacaaaacgttgttgttgaTCTTGTGTCACCACCTTTAATATAATCGCCTTCTGCAGGCTTCATTATTACTCAAAAGAAAAATGGCATCGTTCccttttttcctttcttttgcTTCCACGAGATTTCCAAATATCACAACTGTTCTTGACcatttttttgagtatttcaaatgaatttaatCTAGGAGTCTTTTTTAATTTGACCGGCTTAGAAAAGTGGAACAATGGTTTTACTAAGTACTTCGATGAATTgcttagacaaaaaaaaattttaaaaatctaaatttgaaaagttaaaaaaacttatctaatttttaaaacaacttttataaaaagtttaaaacaatatttttcataggATACGAGTACAGTATGTCACATAAGCACGTAGTCgcagacaaaaaattaaaaaaaatcttacatacgagtataatataCGGTATGTACCCAATATATTGACTTATCGATACTGAAATTTCGttgcaaaaatattcatatatagTATGGTCAATCTCTCTACAAGAAACGAGTATTTCCTTTCATCTTCGATGTTGCTTTCCACAATTTCAACTCCTAGTTCTCTACAGAGCTAAAAAAATTCTCCGGACTGCTACTGCACATTTTACGAACCACTTCAGAAAGTTTGAACTTCATTAGAGCCTAAAAATGAGCAATGGCATATTCACTCAGCAATGGCTGTTTGAAAGAACGCGTTACTTAACGCAAAATGCTCAACTTCTCGTAAAGTTATTGGCGGATTATCTGAACTATGAGCCAGAACTATTTTTAAACCTATGCCATTCATTTCCCCACTTGCTCACAAAAAGCATTTCCAGGGCTGAGCCAATAAGTCCTTGGAtctgaaatatttcaaaaacctcTAATTTTAGCCTAACACATTTCATCTAACGTTACTCTAATTTGCTGATCCCTTCCAAATACGCTAATTTATCGAGGCCATCAAAATAGACATCTGTTTTCTATGTATATTAAACTCTATTTCAACGCCGAACCATTCCTTCAAGTTATGAAACAGGTTGCTGATAAGTTGTAGAGTGCTTAGCCTGATGAATATGCTGGAAAAAGCAAAACAGCAGTTCGTAATATAATTAAATCAATTTTGCCAGTGCGATTGCGGACTTGTTGCCAATGTATTGCCAATGTTCTGGTGAAAGATAACTTTTACTTCGCCAAATGCTGCTGTATTTGAATCGACCAATCGACAGTGGTTTTAACCCTGTTTAGGTAATGAATTTGAATAATACCTCgtgcataaaaaaaatctgtatcCTTGACATTGTTCGTTGGATTTCGGCTTCGATATTCGGTGTGCTCATTCTCCTCGGTGTATTATGATAAATACACCCTTCGTCAGTTTAGAAAACGTTCGTTGCCAAAAGAGCACAAAAGCTTGTTCGGATTGCGATTGAATATCGCCAAATACATTTTagaatttgtgaaaatattgcATATGTTGTCAATCGTGAGATACCCTTTTGATATTGAATTATTCATGCAAATCTAAAATCACTGATTCATGTGGTGAGCATTTAAAAATTCACGAGATGTTCAGTTGCCAATCAAAGAATATCATGCCAAGGTCTCTTTCGACCATTTCTGGTGTGCGAGCAGATCTATCGGCGGTACTTGTGCATCGAAAAtaaaggcgaatctattaaaggtgatagcagtaaattgtttctttttcttagcagtatatttgtttatttccttTCGCCGTGTACATTA from Anastrepha obliqua isolate idAnaObli1 chromosome 2, idAnaObli1_1.0, whole genome shotgun sequence harbors:
- the LOC129236832 gene encoding protein sidekick — protein: MGIFENTTLGHLTVTSGHPAIFDLPPIESQPPPSVMWQTVEGPLNYDIKYAVTKSNQLIILSADEDDRKAYRARAINTQLGKEENSAFIQLNVSGDPYVEVAPEIVVHPQDMKVKRGEQVAVLECIANARPLHELETLWLKDGIPIENAGVPHTLNDPWNRSLSLLAANLTHSGEYTCQVRLRSGGYDTVTVSAKVEVLEAPTFFTQMRTETFGEFGALVTLPCDVVGDPMPVMKWYKNAEIIDTNDGKYTLQEDNSLIIKKLTLEDAAMFQCLASNEAGEKSAYTWLRVKSAMDNHDKGLLPPPLKETATTTTSTTNSKHSVRRMSTANNNRPNAIPVHFVEKCKSSSSQGYVRSLLQRFKRLAQPRIIQRVRASSSHSGMSTGYRRKDFRFASAPVMEKPPQNVTALDGKDATIWCRAVGAPNPNITWIYNETQLVEISSRIQILESGDLLMSNVRETDAGLYTCVRSNEAGTVNGEAYLSVLVRTQIIQPPVDTTVLLGLNATLQCKVSSDPTVPYNVDWYREGHPTAISNSQRIGVQSDGTLEIQAVRASDVGTYQCVVTSPGGNETRSARLSVIELPFPPSNVKVARLDAPNQRTINVSWTPGFDGNSPILKFIIQRREVSELEKFVGPVPEPLLNWVTELSNVSAEHRWTLLKNLKAATVYQFRVSAVNRVGEGSPSEPSNIVELPQEAPSGTPVGFVGSARSMSEIITQWQPPLEEHRNGQILGYILRYRLFGYNNVPWTYQNITNEAQRTFLIQELITWKDYIVQIAAYNNMGVGIYTDGAKIKTKEGVPEAPPTFVKVSAINSTSVLVTWTPPNPQQINGINQGYKIQAWRIEMIDGEARDIEERMITVPPSLLDPLAEQTAVMTGLDKFTDYNITVLCFTDPGDGVPSFKVHVKTLEDVPDEIMALHFDDVSDRSVKVLWSPPKNSNGILTGYSVRYQVKDRPDTLKSVNLTAEDTELTVTQLQATTHYWFEIRAWTKVGAGPAKTATIQSGVEPVLPHPPTNLALSNIEAFSVVLQFTPGFDGNSSITKWKVEAQTARNMTWFTVCEISDPDAETLTVTGLMPFTQYRLRLSATNVVGTSHPSESTKDFQTIQARPMHPPFNVTVRAMSATQLRVRWIPLQQTEWFGNPRGYNITYRQVESDNRVQAKSVMIDDHTANSHVLEGLEEWTVYDVVMSACNDVGCSKHSAIATERTREAVPSYGPLDVQANATSSTTIVVRWGEVPKQHRNGQIDGFKVFYAATNRGGQVLHKTISNNASFTTTLTELKKFVVYHIQVLAFTRLGDGALSTPPVRVQTFEDTPGAPSNVSFPDVSFSTARIIWDVPDDPNGEILAYQVTYSLNGSANLNYSREFPPSDRTYRATQLLAERYYIFSVTAQTRLGWGKTASALVYTTNNRERPQPPSMPQISRSQVQAHQITFSWTPGRDGFAPLRYYTVQMRENDGPWSLLPERVDPALTSYTATNLKPYTTYQFRIQATNDLGPSAFSRESIVVRTLPAAPASGVSGLKVVPITTTSVRVQWFALETSMWNGDAATGGYRILYQQLADFPTALQATPKTDVMGINVNNVVLSDLQQDRNYEIVVLPFNSQGPGPASPPVAVYVGEAVPTGEPRAVDAAPISSTEVRLRWKPPKQSMQNGDLLGYKIFYLVIDSPQKLEEGRKWEEEIEVVSATATSHSLVFLDKFTEYRIQLLAFNPAGDGPRSVPITVKTLQGLPSAPLNLRFEEITMQSLKVSWNPPRFPNGEILGYLVTYETTEENEKFSKQVKQKVSGTSLKVQNLEEEVTYTFTVRAQTIEYGPAVSENVTTGPQEGSPVAPRDLILTKTLSAVEMHWINGPSGRGPILGYYIEAKKRDDSRWETIEQTNSGTIQDFTISYQILLPSTAYTFRVIAYNRYGISFPAYSKDSILTPSKLHLEYGYLQHKPFYRQTWFMVSLAATSIVIIIMVIAVLCVKSKSYKYKQEAQKTLEESMAMSIDERQELALELYRSRHGVGTGTLNSVGTLNRGALGTLGKKSSNRPPTNLQLGKSPPRPSPASVAYHSDEESLKCYDENPDDSSVTEKPSEVSSSEASQHSESENESVRSDPHSFVNHYANVNDSLRQSWKKQKPVRNYSSYTDSEPEGSAVMSLNGGQIIVNNMARSRAPLPGFSSFV